The following proteins come from a genomic window of Pseudomonas hygromyciniae:
- a CDS encoding helix-turn-helix domain-containing protein, giving the protein MSALENLQVFKALNSSPNARLELSAELGDGLSAALWSNHHDSQDYEAPSHHTLSCYVGGGTETFRRGQPGTKGGPDKLCILPAEHQSAWVINGEIRLAHVYFSPEQFALGCVTLLDREPRALQLRESTFLEDPQQAGRFHQLISLNWQEPAERLLTSSLAHEMLSHTLLSQVGLREGLRLKGGLAAHQRRQLVEYIEQQLAEPLSLGQLAGLCALSEYHFARMFRTSFGLPPHQYVLARRMVRAQAMLRGGSLPLGEIALACGFSSASHFTNRFRQAMGATPGEYRQAFQPRPL; this is encoded by the coding sequence ATGTCTGCACTGGAAAACCTACAAGTCTTCAAAGCCCTGAACAGCTCGCCCAACGCTCGCCTTGAGCTGAGTGCCGAGCTTGGTGACGGCTTGTCTGCAGCTTTATGGAGTAACCACCACGATTCCCAGGACTACGAGGCACCCAGCCATCACACCTTGTCTTGCTATGTCGGCGGTGGCACCGAGACATTTCGCCGTGGCCAGCCCGGCACCAAGGGCGGCCCCGACAAATTGTGCATCCTGCCCGCCGAGCATCAGTCGGCCTGGGTGATCAACGGCGAAATCCGCCTGGCCCACGTGTACTTCAGCCCGGAGCAATTTGCCCTGGGTTGCGTCACCCTGCTGGACCGCGAACCTCGGGCGTTGCAACTGCGTGAAAGCACGTTCCTGGAAGACCCGCAGCAGGCCGGGCGTTTTCACCAATTGATCAGCCTGAACTGGCAGGAGCCCGCCGAACGCCTGCTGACCAGTAGCCTGGCCCATGAAATGCTCAGCCACACTCTGCTCAGCCAGGTCGGCCTGCGTGAAGGTTTGCGGCTCAAGGGCGGATTGGCGGCACACCAACGCCGGCAGTTGGTGGAGTACATCGAACAGCAACTGGCCGAGCCGCTCAGCCTGGGGCAATTGGCGGGGTTGTGTGCGTTGTCGGAGTACCACTTTGCGCGGATGTTTCGCACAAGCTTTGGCCTGCCGCCTCACCAATATGTGCTGGCCCGCCGCATGGTGCGGGCCCAGGCCATGTTGCGCGGCGGGTCACTACCGTTGGGGGAGATTGCCCTGGCGTGTGGGTTTTCCAGCGCCAGCCACTTTACCAACCGCTTTCGCCAAGCGATGGGAGCGACACCAGGTGAATACCGGCAAGCGTTCCAACCCCGCCCACTGTAG